The following coding sequences are from one Stegostoma tigrinum isolate sSteTig4 chromosome 11, sSteTig4.hap1, whole genome shotgun sequence window:
- the LOC132210159 gene encoding zinc finger protein 418-like, whose translation MWQCGDCGKDFRSPSELEIHEHSHTGARPFTCSKCGKGFMQPSTLLTHQRVHSQERPFQCPDCGKCYKSSSNLMSHQRVHTDDRPFKCPNCEKCFKSSGEHMVHQRVHTDERPFKCSDCAKCYKSSGELMRHQRVHTDGKPLKCPDCEKCYKCSGELMRHQRVHTNERPFNCADCGKCYKSSWELIYHQRVHTDERPFQCTDCGTCYKSSGELLRHQRVHTDERPFNCLDCGKSYKSSGGLKYHQHVHTGERSFNCTDCGKCFKTSGELIIHQRIHTEEKPFRCSHCGAGFRWSSDLTVHQRVHTGERPFSCTQCGKRFIQSSHLLRHQRVHSGERPFSCTKTGK comes from the coding sequence ATGTGGCAATGTGGGGATTGTGGCAAAGATTTCAGGTCCCCATCTGAGCTGGAAATTCACGAACACAGTCACACTGGTgcaaggccattcacctgctcaaaGTGTGGTAAAGGATTCATGCAGCCATCtaccctgctgacacaccagcgagttcacagtcAGGAGCGACCTTTTCAATGtccagattgtgggaagtgctatAAAAGCTCCAGCAAtctgatgtcccatcaacgtgttcacactgatgacAGGCCTTTTAAATGCCCAAACTGTGAGAAGTGTTTTAAAAGTTCTGGGGAGCACATGGTCCACCAACGTGTTCATACTGATGAGAGACCCTTTAAATGTTCAGATTGTGCAAAATGCTATAAAAGTTCTGGGGAGCTGATGCgtcatcaacgtgttcacactgatggGAAACCTTTAAAGTGCCCGGACTGTGAAAAGTGTTATAAATGTTCCGGGGAACTAATGCgtcatcaacgtgttcacactaaTGAGAGACCTTTCAACTGTGCAGATTGTGGGAAATGCTACAAGAGTTCTTGGGAACTGATATACCACCAAcgagttcacactgatgagagacctttTCAATGTACAGATTGTGGGACGTGTTAtaaaagttctggggaactgttgCGTCATCAACGAGTTCACACTGATGAAAGACCTTTTAACTGCCTGGACTGTGGGAAGTCCTATAAAAGTTCTGGGGGTCTTAAATACCATCAGCATGTTCACACTGGTGAAAGATCTTTTAACTgcacagattgtgggaagtgctttaaaacCTCTGGGGAACTGATAATTCATCAACGCATTCACACTGAGGAGAAACCATTTAGATGCTCTCACTGTGGAGCTGGATTCAGATGGTCATCTGACCTCACTGTACATCAGcgtgttcacactggggagagaccattctccTGCACGcagtgtgggaagagattcattCAGTCGTCCCatctgctgagacaccagcgggttcactctggggagaggccattcagctgtaCTAAGACTGGAAAGTAA